One region of Monomorium pharaonis isolate MP-MQ-018 chromosome 11, ASM1337386v2, whole genome shotgun sequence genomic DNA includes:
- the LOC118644188 gene encoding pancreatic triacylglycerol lipase-like, with the protein MIIHVFWQFVFTIMIIHAAIFDDMTTNEAVETIFLRVYNGTTIEEYDDYPLENASAITSRITDNKPTVLYIHGLNENLEENSVQTVVKAYLKRNDHNIIGVDYRNLAKDLYPIAVEHVSRVGDAVTTALNKMVESGFDTKKLHIVGHSLGAQVSSYIGKKVNFQIPRITGLDPAGPLFNIVHDSLSSSDAAFVDIIHTDFGFYGVAKTTGTIDFFPNGGSRIQPGCPSVFLPSTADDFCSHYRSWEYYAESVPNESAFLGVECSSSLNFQLGECSNNSRIIMGYATPRSAQGTVYLVTDKQSPFGLKEAGLLPN; encoded by the exons ATGATAATTCACGTTTTTTGGCAATTTGTTTTTACTATTATGATAATACACGCTGCAATTTTTG aCGACATGACCACTAATGAGGCCGTCGAGactatttttttacgtgtttATAACGG taCCACTATAGAAGAATACGATGATTATCCATTAGAGAATGCCAGTGCAATTACATCTAGAATAACTGACAATAAACCGACGGTGTTATATATTCACGGCCTCAACGAGAATTTAGAAGAAAACAGTGTGCAAACAGTGGTAAAAG cttacttaaaaagaaatgatcACAATATTATTGGAGTGGATTATCGTAATTTAGCGAAGGACTTATATCCAATAGCAGTAGAACATGTCTCTCGTGTTGGAGATGCTGTCACAACAGCTCTCAATAAAATGGTCGAATCCGGTTTTGATacgaaaaaattgcatatcgTTGGACATTCCCTGGGCGCCCAAGTCTCCAGCTATATTGGCAAAAAAGTCAACTTTCAAATTCCTAGAATCACGG GTCTGGATCCTGCCGGCCCCCTTTTCAATATTGTCCATGATAGCCTTTCGTCCTCTGATGCTGCTTTCGTCGATATCATACACACAGATTTTGGATTTTATGGTGTTGCTAAAACCACAGGcacaatagatttttttccaaatggTGGCAGTCGTATACAACCCGGTTGTCCGAGTGTTTTTCTACCGTCTACTGCAGATG atttttgtagCCATTATCGTTCCTGGGAATACTATGCTGAGTCTGTGCCCAACGAATCTGCTTTCTTAGGCGTGGAATGTTCCTCATCACTCAATTTTCAATTAGGCGAATGCAGTAATAACAGTAGAATTATCATGGGATATGCCACTCCGAGAAGCGC gcAAGGGACAGTCTATCTTGTAACGGACAAACAAAGTCCTTTTGGATTAAAAGAGGCAGGACTCTTACCAAATTAA
- the LOC105830941 gene encoding pancreatic triacylglycerol lipase — protein MIIHVFWQFVFTIMIIHPAIFDDITTNKAIETIFLRVYTGTTIEEYDDYPLENASAITSRITENKPTVLYIHGFNEHLEENSVQTVIKAYLKKNDHNIIGADYRNLANGLYSVAAEHVPRVGNTVATALNEMAESGFDTKKLHIVGHSLGAQVSIYVGKKVNFQIPRITGLDPAGRFFNIVHDTLSSSDAGFVDIIHTDYGFYGVAKTTGTVDFFPNGGNRVQPGCPSVIPPFTTDDDCSHHRSWEYYAESVLNESAFLGVECSSSLNFQLGECSNNSRTIMGYATPSSAQGTVYLVTGKQSPFGLKEAGLLPN, from the exons ATGATAATTCACGTTTTTTGGCAATTTGTTTTTACTATTATGATAATACACCCTGCAATTTTTG aCGACATAACCACTAATAAGGCCATTGAgaccatttttttacgtgtttATACCGG taCCACTATAGAAGAATACGATGATTATCCATTAGAGAATGCCAGTGCAATTACATCTAGAATAACTGAAAATAAACCGACGGTGTTATATATTCACGGCTTCAATGAGCATCTAGAAGAAAACAGCGTGCAAACAGTGATAAAAG cttacttaaaaaaaaatgatcacAATATTATTGGAGCGGATTATCGTAATTTAGCGAACGGCTTGTATTCAGTAGCAGCAGAACATGTCCCTCGTGTTGGAAATACTGTCGCAACAGCTCTCAATGAAATGGCCGAATCCGGTTTTGATacgaaaaaattgcatatcgTCGGACATTCCCTGGGTGCCCAAGTCTCCATCTATGTTGGCAAAAAAGTCAACTTTCAGATTCCTAGAATTACGG gTCTGGATCCTGCCGGCCGCTTTTTCAATATTGTCCATGATACCCTTTCGTCCTCTGATGCTGGTTTTGTGGATATCATACACACAGATTATGGATTTTATGGTGTTGCCAAAACCACAGGCACAGtagatttttttccaaatggTGGCAATCGTGTGCAACCCGGTTGTCCGAGTGTTATTCCACCGTTTACTACGGATG aTGACTGTAGCCATCATCGTTCCTGGGAATACTATGCTGAATCTGTGCTCAACGAATCTGCCTTCTTAGGCGTGGAATGTTCCTCATCACTCAATTTTCAATTAGGCGAATGCAGTAATAACAGTAGAACTATCATGGGATATGCCACTCCGAGTAGCGC gCAAGGGACAGTCTATCTTGTGACGGGCAAACAAAGTCCTTTTGGATTGAAAGAGGCAGGACTTTTACCAAATTAA
- the LOC105840397 gene encoding odorant receptor 67a: MHTLPLSFALLTYTGYWRPVHLTSVKYWAYVVYSIAMIFLLYSFTVCGLVDCFIIKDLDTFIEKFSLFLSVFGVCCKVTNLALRRDEIIDLTDMLLKDICIPRNEYETNIQRRFDRNAKCVLIITICCEILNESAVFFATVAQFRYFVSTRTLPLSDWVPYDISSTTVFWATMMHQTIGLIVCANASVAHETLISGFMIQTCAQLDILCHRARTLSDSLQEAQRRNASKEDLKALERRLIHELIHHHRYVYRFAERINAVFTLMIFVQFTVSSTVLCLSIYKMLTKNLLSLEFAWSSSYLGCMLMQIYLYCWFGNEVTLKSTKIGSAIYEMDWPMLPTDLMKTLLVIITRSKRPIQITSGYIITLSNDSFMKVKKKILQ, encoded by the exons ATGCACACTCTTCCCTTATCGTTTGCGCTATTAACGTACACCGGATACTGGCGACCTGTTCACTTAACATCCGTCAAGTATTGGGCGTACGTCGTTTATTCAATCGCGATGATTTTTCTACTTTACTCATTCACGGTTTGCGGCTTGGTCGACTGCTTTATAATCAAGGATCTCGATACATTCATTGAGAAATTCTCGCTGTTTCTTTCGGTGTTCGGCGTCTGCTGCAAAGTGACAAACCTAGCGCTACGTCGGGACGAAATCATCGATCTCACCGACATGTTACTAAAGGACATCTGTATACCCAGGAACGAATACGAAACGAATATTCAGCGACGCTTCGATCGTAATGCGAAGTGCGTATT AATAATCACCATATGCTGCGAAATACTGAACGAGTCAGCTGTCTTCTTCGCCACGGTTGCTCAATTCCGGTACTTTGTCAGCACTCGAACCTTACCGCTGTCAGACTGGGTACCTTATGACATCTCGTCAACAACCGTTTTCTGGGCTACTATGATGCACCAAACTATCGGATTAATAGTTTGCGCGAACGCTAGCGTCGCTCACGAGACTCTAATCTCTGGTTTTATGATCCAAACTTGTGCCCAACTGGACATACTCTGTCATCGCGCTCGCACTTTGTCGGACTCTCTGCAAGAGGCCCAAAGAAGGAATGCCTCGAAGGAGGACTTAAAAGCACTAGAACGGCGATTGATCCACGAGCTCATTCATCATCATCGCTACGTGTATAG ATTTGCGGAGCGCATTAATGCAGTGTTCACATTAATGATTTTCGTGCAATTCACTGTAAGCTCGACGGTACTTTGCCTTAGCATCTACAAAATGTTGACGAAGAACTTACTGAGCCTCGAGTTCGCGTGGAGCTCGTCGTACCTTGGTTGTATGCTCATGCAGATTTATTTGTACTGCTGGTTCGGCAATGAAGTCACATTGAAG AGTACTAAAATTGGAAGTGCCATTTATGAGATGGACTGGCCAATGCTTCCTACTGATTTAATGAAGACCCTTTTGGTGATAATCACACGATCAAAGAGACCAATCCAGATAACTAGTggatatataattactttgtCCAACGATTCATTTatgaaggtaaaaaaaaagatattgcaGTGA
- the LOC105840398 gene encoding uncharacterized protein LOC105840398: MGKFAVVFLIEVLVILPIVLEGRFHGHDSYKQYYNHRVNGGLQNPTTASLEIPKESFYDVKEVKSTFEDKNANKHNSGLSDEWQARIGSDNYAIVPRCDYLKQTFCEDVPYYPQTYVKQMLAKNSSLLNYANEDVIALTPRFDNDEEPLCLSTERLIRPKTAVNIKDQWMYIVQSDNFLQTLRIEACTEEDAKCRMIDGFAEGYITTCKQKYIYRELSAISADGEPIRDFFRVPASCCCHVEFKAEDEMARIRSVLGGLPSSNKK; encoded by the exons ATGGGAAAATTTGCCGTAGTGTTTTTGATAGAGGTCCTCGTCATCTTACCG ATCGTTCTTGAAGGACGTTTTCACGGACATGATTCTTACAAACAGTACTACAATCATCGTGTTAATGGCGGATTGCAAAATCCAACGACTGCTTCCCTTGAAATACCCAAGGAATCATTTTATGATGTAAAAGAAGTAAAATCGACTTTTGAAG ataagaACGCAAATAAGCATAATTCCGGATTATCGGACGAATGGCAAGCGAGAATTGGTAGCGATAATTATGCAATAGTGCCACGTTGTGATTACTTGAAACAGACTTTCTGCGAGGACGTCCCTTATTATCCTCAGACGTATGTGAAGCAGATGCTTGCTAAAAATTCCAGCCtgttaaattatgcaaatgaaGATGTT ATTGCTCTTACACCACGATTCGACAACGATGAGGAACCCCTTTGCCTATCCACG GAGCGATTAATTCGACCAAAAACGgctgtaaatataaaagatcagTGGATGTATATCGTCCAGAGTGATAATTTCCTTCAAACTTTACGGATCGAAGCTTGCAC AGAGGAGGATGCTAAGTGCAGGATGATCGACGGTTTTGCTGAGGGATATATCACAACATgcaagcaaaaatatatttatcgcgAGTTGTCTGCCATTTCCGCAGACGGTGAGCCTATTCGCGATTTCTTCCGAGTTCCTGCGAGTTGCTGTTGTCACGTTGAATTTAAAGCCGAGGACGAAATGGCGAGAATAAGATCGGTTTTAGGAGGTCTTCCATCCTCGAATAAGAAATAA